One genomic window of Salvia miltiorrhiza cultivar Shanhuang (shh) chromosome 4, IMPLAD_Smil_shh, whole genome shotgun sequence includes the following:
- the LOC131022801 gene encoding glycine-rich RNA-binding protein RZ1A-like: MGKKKFTLNELLNELVAAEGVMGKSPQALATATGPSFPPKGRKKKGPHGKKGQEKGGSKKKPGPTGGIKKPKGKGKCFKCQKTGHWKSDCPMMKKAQGVPADKGA, from the exons atgggcaagaaaaagttcactctaaatgaactgcttaatgagttggtagcggccgagggggtcatgggaaagagtccacaggctttggccactgccacaggacccagttttccaccgaaaggtaggaagaagaaagggccccatggcaagaaaggccaagaaaaaggtgggagcaagaagaagcCAGGCCCTACCGGAGGCATTAAAAAGCCAAAAGGGAAAGGCAAGTGCTTCAAGTGTCAGAAAACTGGACATTGGAAATCCGACTGTcccatgatgaagaaagctcaag gggttcctgcggacaagggagcttag
- the LOC131023223 gene encoding uncharacterized protein LOC131023223 has translation MDVYEKCLLPEGRKAIGSKWANASGSHAEETKEFAEWILKIGDGTARHSLGDGESVVALSEDILIRDATNPIAAIVENTYNDVMNNAFDPEMFKNRAILAPTNEMVDTINDYVMSLMSSKERVYLSSDSICKEDGQVDLDEHVFSVDISTQSSVQDYRVMKLN, from the exons atggatgtatacgagaaatgtttgctacCTGAGGGTCGAAAGGCCATTGGTAgcaaatgg GCAAATGCTTCTGGTTCGCATGCAGAAGAAACCAAAGAATTTGCAGAGTGGATACTTAAAATAGGTGATGGTACAGCCAGACATAGTCTTGGTGATGGAGAATCTGTTGTGGCTTTATCAGAAGATATCCTTATACGCGATGCAACAAATCCTATTGCAGCTATAGTGGAAAATACATACAATGACGTCATGAATAATGCATTTGATCCAGAAATGTTTAAGAATAGAGCTATCTTGGCCCCcaccaatgagatggttgatacAATCAATGATTACGTCATGTCTCTGATGTCTAGCAAGGAAAGGGTTTACCTAAGTTCAGACAGTATttgcaaagaagatggacaaGTGGACCTTGATGAACATGTATTCTCGGTTGATATCTCAACAcaatcaagtgttcaggattaccgagtcatgaaattaaattga